One Armatimonadota bacterium genomic region harbors:
- a CDS encoding ABC transporter permease subunit, translated as MLALALRAALVAVLLGAIVGPLAGLVLWSVAERWHWPALLPQQVGLKYWARITQGDLLAALTRGVAIASVTTVAALVTAIPVSYGAARARLPLGPVLLMLFLLPQAFPQLPVFASAAVLFYRWNLAGTYAGVVLIHLVGGLVYAVWTMTAVFRAIGEDIEEAAINLGASVTRTFFRISLPLALPGVVASSILVFIYSLDEFTGTLLVGAPYVTTLPVYMYTASLGYELQIASVTALVLMVPGVLLLVLMERFLRAEYLAFFGRL; from the coding sequence GTGGCCGTGCTCCTGGGAGCCATTGTCGGGCCGCTGGCAGGGCTGGTGCTGTGGTCGGTTGCCGAGCGCTGGCACTGGCCGGCGCTGTTGCCCCAGCAGGTCGGACTGAAGTATTGGGCCCGCATCACCCAGGGAGATCTGCTGGCCGCCCTCACCCGCGGCGTGGCGATAGCATCGGTGACCACCGTGGCGGCTCTGGTAACCGCAATCCCGGTCTCCTACGGGGCCGCCAGGGCGCGCCTGCCGCTGGGCCCGGTGTTGCTCATGCTGTTCCTTCTGCCCCAGGCCTTTCCGCAGTTGCCGGTTTTCGCCAGCGCCGCGGTGCTGTTCTACCGCTGGAACCTGGCGGGCACGTATGCAGGCGTCGTGCTGATCCACCTGGTCGGCGGGCTGGTCTACGCCGTTTGGACAATGACCGCCGTCTTCCGCGCGATAGGGGAGGACATTGAGGAGGCGGCCATAAATCTCGGCGCCTCGGTTACGCGGACGTTCTTCCGGATCTCGCTGCCGCTGGCGCTGCCGGGCGTGGTGGCCAGTTCGATCCTGGTCTTCATATACTCGCTGGATGAGTTCACCGGAACCCTGCTGGTGGGCGCACCGTACGTCACTACGCTGCCCGTCTACATGTACACAGCGAGCCTGGGATATGAACTCCAGATTGCCTCGGTCACCGCGCTCGTCCTGATGGTGCCCGGGGTGCTCCTCCTGGTGCTCATGGAACGCTTCCTGCGGGCCGAATACCTGGCGTTCTTTGGGCGCCTGTGA
- a CDS encoding ABC transporter ATP-binding protein, producing MHVRVEDLTKRYGQVTALDGVSQTFPSGALTAVVGPSGCGKTTLLRCLAGFVAPDRGRLWMGDRDVTHTQPQSRDAAMVFQSYALWPHMTVFENLAFALRLRKVSRGDVGRRVREALDLVELDRVPGIEDRRPRQLSGGQQQRVALARAIVVRPQVLLLDEPLSNLDAKIRHRVRVEIRALQRRTGITAIYVTHDQEEAMSIADMVVVMEGGRVAQAGRPEEVYARPKSPFVAEFLGSTNVLAAVMDPDGRILPSAAGSLIFRAEDIQLASPREPAPAGSAWVDGEIVDVLFLGAGYRAYVRVGEEVIMADNRTPMPRGAVRAVIRLEKVFAFGRD from the coding sequence ATGCACGTTCGCGTCGAAGACCTAACCAAGCGGTACGGACAGGTCACCGCGCTGGACGGCGTGAGCCAGACCTTCCCGTCGGGCGCCCTGACCGCGGTGGTCGGCCCCTCGGGGTGCGGCAAGACCACGCTACTGCGCTGCCTGGCCGGATTCGTGGCCCCGGACCGCGGCCGGCTCTGGATGGGTGATCGGGACGTTACGCACACGCAGCCCCAATCGCGCGACGCGGCCATGGTCTTTCAGAGCTATGCCCTTTGGCCCCACATGACGGTCTTTGAGAACCTGGCCTTTGCCCTGCGACTGCGCAAGGTCTCCCGCGGCGATGTCGGGCGGAGGGTGCGTGAGGCGCTGGACCTGGTAGAACTCGACCGCGTGCCCGGGATAGAGGATCGGAGGCCCCGCCAGCTCTCGGGCGGGCAGCAGCAGCGCGTGGCCCTTGCCCGGGCCATCGTCGTGCGGCCGCAGGTGCTGTTGCTGGACGAACCGCTCAGCAACCTGGACGCGAAAATCCGCCACCGCGTGCGCGTCGAGATCCGGGCGCTTCAGCGCCGGACAGGCATCACCGCCATCTACGTCACCCACGACCAGGAAGAGGCGATGAGCATCGCGGACATGGTCGTGGTCATGGAGGGCGGGCGCGTTGCGCAGGCAGGCCGTCCCGAAGAGGTGTATGCGCGACCCAAGAGCCCATTTGTGGCGGAGTTCCTGGGCTCCACGAACGTGCTTGCGGCGGTGATGGATCCCGATGGCCGGATCCTGCCATCCGCGGCCGGCTCGCTCATCTTCCGCGCGGAGGACATTCAACTGGCATCGCCGCGGGAACCGGCGCCCGCGGGCTCGGCCTGGGTGGATGGTGAGATTGTGGATGTGCTCTTCCTGGGGGCGGGATACCGCGCGTACGTGCGGGTGGGCGAAGAGGTGATAATGGCGGATAACCGCACCCCGATGCCGCGCGGAGCCGTGCGCGCGGTGATTCGCCTGGAGAAGGTGTTCGCGTTCGGTAGGGACTAG
- a CDS encoding prepilin-type N-terminal cleavage/methylation domain-containing protein, whose translation MSGSRGERAYSLIELVVVLSLVGILLSLAVHSIRLAAAREEIDGWVRGVAADLSSGQQDAITRRASVRATFMDQTYTIAVDGGAILRQEILPGHITFGSPQQQVVFDRRGVPSAPLTLTVSSISTGRSYTIQVAGGTGRVSYSEQ comes from the coding sequence GTGAGCGGAAGTCGTGGAGAGCGGGCCTACTCGCTCATAGAGCTTGTGGTCGTGTTATCCTTGGTGGGCATCCTGCTCTCGCTGGCCGTTCATAGCATTCGCCTGGCCGCCGCCCGCGAGGAGATTGACGGGTGGGTCCGCGGCGTCGCGGCCGACCTCAGCTCCGGGCAGCAGGACGCGATCACCCGGCGGGCTAGCGTGCGGGCGACGTTCATGGATCAAACGTACACGATCGCCGTGGACGGCGGTGCGATCCTCCGGCAGGAGATCCTGCCCGGGCACATCACGTTTGGGTCCCCGCAGCAGCAGGTGGTCTTCGACCGCAGGGGCGTACCTTCGGCACCGCTGACGCTGACGGTAAGCAGCATCTCCACAGGGCGGTCATACACCATTCAGGTGGCAGGCGGCACAGGCAGGGTGAGCTACAGTGAGCAGTAG
- a CDS encoding prepilin-type N-terminal cleavage/methylation domain-containing protein, translating to MSSRRNRGGFTLIEVVVAVAVLGVMATTVLGGVLFSLTQSRRAQIRAQAAAWVQSELDFLRVQGYGIPVTTAPRRFPDTTQPNEGYIDYANLLEPRVPAGFYQAEVEVTPVSGIPLKRLVVRLYQTPTSQPYTILVTYVSNFTYQ from the coding sequence GTGAGCAGTAGGAGGAACCGGGGCGGCTTCACCCTCATAGAGGTGGTCGTTGCCGTGGCCGTTCTGGGAGTGATGGCCACCACCGTGCTGGGAGGGGTTCTCTTCAGCCTGACCCAGTCGCGCAGGGCCCAAATTCGGGCACAGGCCGCGGCCTGGGTGCAGTCGGAGCTGGACTTCCTGCGGGTCCAGGGCTACGGGATTCCGGTCACGACGGCGCCGCGCCGGTTCCCGGACACCACTCAGCCCAACGAAGGGTACATTGACTACGCGAATCTGCTTGAGCCCCGCGTTCCGGCCGGGTTCTATCAGGCCGAAGTAGAGGTGACCCCGGTCTCCGGCATACCGCTCAAGCGGCTTGTGGTGCGGCTGTATCAGACGCCGACCTCGCAGCCATACACAATCCTGGTGACCTATGTGTCGAACTTCACCTACCAGTAG